ATCTTTTGACCAGCgatcattatcatcatctaaTCATTTGTTCAACAGGATTGGTGGTCAATCTCATTTATTCAACGAGGAGGCATCGACTTCCCATCCTGGCCAGGGAATAGAAATGTTTCCATCTTACAATACATCTAATATGGTTCTTAAGCAGCATTTTGAACCAGGAGCTGCATCGGGAACTTCACTGAGACATTGTCAATCTTTTGACCAGCgatcattatcatcatctaaTCATTTGTTCAACAGGATTGGTGGTCAATCTCATTTATTCAACGAGGAGGCATTGACTTCCCATCCTGGCCAGGGAATAGAAATGTTTCCATCTTACAATACATCTAATATGGTTCTTAAGCAGCATTTTGAACCAGGAGCTGCATCGGGAACTTCACTGAGACATTGTCAATCTTTTGACCAACgatcattatcatcatctaaTCATTTGTTCAACAGGATTGGTGGTCAATCTCATTTATTCAACGAGGAGGCATCGACTTCCCATTCTGGCCAGGGAATAGAAATGTTTCCATCTTACAATACTTCTAATATGGTTCTTAAGGAGCATTTTGAACTAGGAGCAACATTGGGAACTTCACTGAGATATTGCCAATCTTTTGACCAACgatcattatcatcatctaaTCATTTGTTCAACAGTTCAATATATACAATGGAGCGACCTCGAAAGAAGAGGCGGCTTATGCCTCCTTGGATGGAAGTCATGGAATCCTGACTTATTTTATCTTCATATGATTTTGAATAATATCTATTGGTTTTTCTTTTGCAACATGTAAAATGGTGACAAGTAATAGTGACtacttatataatatatgtcttAGTTAGTTAGTTTGTCAATAATTTATGGTTTCTTTGAGATAGAAGACACCGTATTTGGAATAGAAGtgaattttcaattgagaaataaaatttgtacaattattttatgataatttttggaaTAAATCTCTCATACTCTCATTATGTATTCTctccccccctctctctctctatatatatatattgtttttatccCAAAAAAAAAGACTGTCAGAAAATTGTTGCATAAATATCGTTGCTCTAATAGAGTCGAATACATTTCAATAGCAAAAATCACCCACTAGTTATTTATTTGaactcctttaaaaaaaaaaaaaaaaaagttatttttttgaataagatctgctaaatatttttttaagcgCCTACCAGATCGTTTTTtgatctaatattttttttatctaaaccttaaatatttattttacccTACCTATATAAAGACATTCAAAACCTATTCAATACAACACAATTCCTTTTCGCGCGCCCGATTCACTGAGTTTCCCATCATCTCTCACAAACCCTTGATGTGAACAACGATGAAGAAGTTTCATCTTTCTAGGGTTTCGGAATCTCTCGATTCCATGGATGCCTTCTATGATTCCTCTTCATATCATCAATCGCACAAGTCTCTCGGTTTATGTAATACgatcttatcttatcttttttttctgaaaaatttgaattatgtCTAGattctgagattttttttgtattgatcaaattaattgtttgttagttttttgtttggttATTCTGGTTGCGATcatatactttttgttgatttattcAAGTTGAAATTGTTTGTGTAAGAAGCAATGTTTCAAATCGTTGTCGAATTGCGATGATGGATGTTGCGgataatcatcatcaaatgtTTTAACTACAATCGTGTTTTGAAGCTCGGATacggacacgacacggacaccagacacgacacggacacaaGACACaagacacgacactgacacgccacgccgacaccgctaataatttgagaaaattacataattcagtgtaattacaaatcttggtgtcggacacgacacgtgtcgGACACCAGGACACGCCTAATTCGAggagtgtttgtgcttcataggaCAGAGTCGAGGCCAAAATTGTGAATGTGGATTTTTTAAAAACCCTAATTAAGACATCAAAAAGTTTTTGCTACTATTTGaagttatttattatatgaatatgCTACTTTTTTCCCATTTAAGATTTGAATCGAGAGTTAGAATGAAACCCTAGAACTGTGTTTGGAATCATTAAAagaattgatttgaatttaatGTGGAGATAGATTCTACTCAAATTGAACAAGATTTGTGTTGATTACTTTATTTAATTAACTAAAATCAGAAGAGTTTCAAAGTCAAATCAATTTGTTGCTTTTAACTTTCCAaaagattttgttttgaaaggatATGAATTCCGGATTAATATCTTTCGACTTCTTGGAAATCTATCTCTCGACACAATCAAGTTCAGCTATGCTTGAGTCAGGCCATGTGCCACTTATATTCAACTTCCCGGTTTGAGTGTCCTGATTTGtctccaataaaaaattaacattttaattcTGTTATGGTTTCCATGATAACTGTTTTTCTCTAAGCCAACTAACTTAATATATTTACAGTTTCCTCTGTAGACAAAGTCAAGGCAAAGGATTTTGCTAGTATTCCTTTCATTAATGTTGATGAAGTTGGTGGCAACACGCTGAGAAACTCGTTTGTTAAACTTCATACACATGAGAATTCTGTTGAACCTGAGACAAAGGATACCAGTGGTGATGTATATTTGTCGCTGTCACGTCAGGTAGATCATGTCCCTTTAGGGTTTCAATCCAGTGTATTGTAACCTCTATTTGTGAGTTTATATCCTAAGGCAGGGATTTAATTGCAGGACTAATCTATGTTCAACTTTTTTTGCAGAATGGATCAGTTGGCATTAATTTAGAGGGTGATGAATGTGTGAAAAAAAGTACTACATCAAGAATTCTATTAACAAGCTACTTCCCAGCGTAAgtacaaaaattatttcttcATTTTGTAATAGTTAGGCATAGATAACTCTCGATGCAAAACCATTGGCTTTGATATTAATCTCTGCTTTGTACTTTATGATTCTCTTTGATGCGTGGTTCTGAGATGTTTGGCTTCAGATTTCTTGGTCTAATTGTTGGAAATGTGTTTTTGAATCTGTCAATCCCATGCAATAGTATTTCACTTTTCCAAGATGCATTACAGTAGAAAAATACAGGGTCTATATTATCACTCTGGGTACAATTTTAAGCATAAATCCTGTAGTACTTTTggttttcttaaatttttgtcATCGTGGTTAGAATGGACGTAGAATCACTTGATATCTTGTGCATAACTTTATAATGCGACTGAGTTCACTTGGACTAGTCAATAgtcataatcttttttttcGGGACAGATGTGTTTCCAAATTGCAAACGCTGTCTGATGGCTAATTCTGGCATAACAGTTTTCCGAAGCATTTTGACGAATTATATTATCCCAAAGGGGACCTGGATGCTGTTTCCCTAAGTAAGAGTGATGTTAATCTATTACGACCAGATACATGTATGAATGACACAATCATCGATTTTTACCTTCTGTaagtttgtgtatgcatgttttcCTTTTGGAAGTTGCATTTTTTACCTTCTGTAATTTTGCTCTAAATTTTTGTCGTCACTTTGTTAAGAATGTCTTTTAAACCGTTCTGTCTTCTTTAGTTGCATTTAgttcttatattttattatgaacCTTGGAACATTCATCTTTTCCcttttgttgtttgattatttttcttttatttattttattaaaagtaGATGCATTCATATGATGTTATAAATGAATTTTAGAGATGAAAATTTATAACCATATGTGGTGCACttataaagaaaatgataaaaaggaCTTTCAACATCAAGATAATGTTAAACATGTGgcaaatagaaataaaaaacaatctgGATTCTGACATACATTGTAACTCGTAAGACATGGGTGTAACTGTTTCAAAAATCTCAATTTCTACAGATATATGAAGAATAAGATACAAGAGAAGGAAAGGGCTAGGTTCCACTTTTTCAATAGTTTTTTCTTTCGAAAGCTGGCTGATTTGGACAAAAATCCCCACAAAGCTTGTGATGGCAAATCTGCATTTCAACGTGTTCGTAAATGGACAagaaaagttaatttatttgaaaaagattttgttTTCATGCCTGTGAACTTCAAGTAAGTAACTATCAAACTTTTACTTCTTTGTTTATATATGTATTGATGTTTTGATTGGAATTCAATTTTGGCCATGTTGGCAGACACCACTGGAGCTTAATAGTAATTTGTTATCCTGGCGAAGTGGTTAATATTAATGGTTagtttttgtctttttcaaatcaaatcctTTCTTTTAAACATATTTATTCTCAGAGACTATGTTATGATGCATATTTCAGACAAAGTGCCGGAAAAGTCACTTAGGCTACCCTGTATACTGCATATGGATTCTATCAAGGGATATCATAGTGGTCTGAAAGATCTTGTGCAAAGGTATTTTGAGCTTCTCAATGACACTTCCATGCCTTAAATTTGCTTCACTTTCTCTAATCAGTGTCCATTGTGTCAACTATTACTTTGCTACTCCgtaaatttatttgtattatcACTTTAAAAGAATAAGTCAGTGAGCTATTTATTGACTTATCATCTGAAATTTACAGTTATTTGTGTGAAGAATGGAAAGAGAGGAAGATGGGTACATGTGGAGAAGACCTCTCATCAAGATTCTTGAATATGCGTTTTCTCCAAGCTGCGGTATTACTTGCTTACATTTTCACAGCATGCTGATTAAAACCAGAGACAAATATTCTTTCGTTTAACATTTCTTTTTGTTGAATGAAACAAATTTCAGTTTTATTTGCCAGAAAATAGATTCTACGTCATTTGGTAAACCACTACAAAAGTGGCCGGTTTCTATTGCAAAATTGTTTTCAATAGTTATTGATGAATGTTAGTCTTTTCATTCTCTGTTAAATTGAGGCctaatgatttttgaatttattccTCTCCTATCTCTGGCTGATGATTAGTTGAGTTATCATCGAACAACTTTCTATTTTCTCCATTTGATTGTGCTTTTACTAATGTTGTGACTGAATGTCCTTGACAGGTACCACAGCAGgaaaacaaatttgattgtGGCCTCTTTTTACTTCATTATCTAGAGCGCTTCCTAGATGAAATTCCATCTGATTTCAACCCTTTGATACTAATCAAGTTCTCCAACTTTGTAAGTGGTTTTCATGgttgacttttttttctttcaaaattatttaaacttCATCTGAATCTTTTTCATATTGCCAATTTACGTGGCATCTGTCCCAATTATTTTGTTCCTCGCCTTATAACATTTCAATAAGTAGTAACTCCCTAGTCATTCATATAGTTTCTTATATTTGACCTaacatattttgtatttttctagCTCAATGTGGACTGGTTTCCACCTGCGGAGGCGTATTTCAAACGAACACTTATCCATAGGTTAATAGTTGAGCTGGTGAAAAACCATGACAATGAAGGCTTTTCCCATGACAATGTTGATGACCGCCACTCCTCAGAATATAAGGACAACAAGATTGGTGGCCAGTGTCATTTAATCAACGGGGAGGCATCAACATCCCATGCTGGCCGGGGAATAGAAATGGCTCCATCTTTTGATACTTCTAGTATGGCTCTTAAAGATCATTTTGAACCAGAAGCTACATTGGGAACTTCACTGAGACATTGCCAATCTTTTGAGCGGCGATCATCTAATCACTGTTTCAATGGTTCAATATTTAAAATGGAGGTACGTACCATGTTTTTGTCTGCTGTACACACTTAaagatgtttttatttattttattctcaaACATTTATCGAGTTGCATGATTTCATCTGAACATATTTACTTGTGATGCTAGAGATTGTTTGAACATTTCTCGTTTGGACTAAACAGACAAGGGAATTTTTGTTAATAGAACTGATCACAGGGGGGATGTGgttataaaaacaacaaaaaggggCAAAGTGACAAAGTCTAAACACATAATGGCTTCACTAAttttcgtgttttttttttccttatattttcaCAGGAAGA
Above is a genomic segment from Medicago truncatula cultivar Jemalong A17 chromosome 5, MtrunA17r5.0-ANR, whole genome shotgun sequence containing:
- the LOC11436687 gene encoding probable ubiquitin-like-specific protease 2B; the protein is MKKFHLSRVSESLDSMDAFYDSSSYHQSHKSLGLFSSVDKVKAKDFASIPFINVDEVGGNTLRNSFVKLHTHENSVEPETKDTSGDVYLSLSRQNGSVGINLEGDECVKKSTTSRILLTSYFPAFPKHFDELYYPKGDLDAVSLSKSDVNLLRPDTCMNDTIIDFYLLYMKNKIQEKERARFHFFNSFFFRKLADLDKNPHKACDGKSAFQRVRKWTRKVNLFEKDFVFMPVNFKHHWSLIVICYPGEVVNINDKVPEKSLRLPCILHMDSIKGYHSGLKDLVQSYLCEEWKERKMGTCGEDLSSRFLNMRFLQAAVPQQENKFDCGLFLLHYLERFLDEIPSDFNPLILIKFSNFLNVDWFPPAEAYFKRTLIHRLIVELVKNHDNEGFSHDNVDDRHSSEYKDNKIGGQCHLINGEASTSHAGRGIEMAPSFDTSSMALKDHFEPEATLGTSLRHCQSFERRSSNHCFNGSIFKMEEDMDLNAHLQAEHVKAESSLDTSSRTSDDSDDVEIIENLPVKKESRSNWMFLENLRPLQDTNNSTATSTLPDLNDPVESMETPQVENESRSSHEDGRREKKCKSIEKLEYLPDMNDSVDSATTLNLPVKKESSYWMSIENIRHLLQKWHLYHVSDAVHNKVIDDDDVQIIDNLNLGFLKERPPKKRRRMSPWVEVMES